The uncultured Celeribacter sp. genome includes the window TGACCGGCGCATCCGACTGACCCGTCACGCCATGGCTGAAGCGGGAATCGATGTTCTTTTCGTGACCAACCCGTCCAACCAGAACTGGCTGACCGGATATGATGGTTGGTCATTTTATGTGCATCAGGGCGTTATTTTGCCCATGGAGGGCAATCCGATCTGGTGGGGTCGGATGCAGGATGCCAATGGCGCAAAGCGTACAGTCTGGATGGAGGATGACTGTATCCTTCACTATGCGGATCGCTACATTCAGGCGACGGACATTCATCCGATGGAAGATCTCGCGTCGCACCTGCGCATCATGGGCTACGGCGAAATGCGGATCGGTCTTGAGATGGAGACCTATTATTTCACTGCGCGGGCCTTTGCTGTGCTGGCGCAGGGGCTGCCTGAGGCGGAGTTGGTCGACGCTTCGACGCTGGTGAACTGGCAGCGGCTGATCAAATCCGAAGAGGAACTGGTTTTCATGCGCCGTGCCGCGCGGATTTCCGAACTGGTGATCGAGCGCGCAATGGAACTGGCAGAGCCGGGTATGCGCAAGCACGATCTGGTGGGTGAGCTGTTCAAAACCTCGGTGCAGGGGGAAAACGACAGCTGGGGTGATTACCCGGCCATCGTGCCGCTTCTGCCTTCGGGGGAAGATGCCTCGGCGCCCCATCTGACGTGGAACGGTGAGGCGCTGAAGCGCGGTGAGGCGACCTTTATTGAGCAATCCGGCTGTTATCGGCGTTACCATGCGCCGCTCTGCCGC containing:
- a CDS encoding M24 family metallopeptidase, which gives rise to MPIENAPFSRAEYDRRIRLTRHAMAEAGIDVLFVTNPSNQNWLTGYDGWSFYVHQGVILPMEGNPIWWGRMQDANGAKRTVWMEDDCILHYADRYIQATDIHPMEDLASHLRIMGYGEMRIGLEMETYYFTARAFAVLAQGLPEAELVDASTLVNWQRLIKSEEELVFMRRAARISELVIERAMELAEPGMRKHDLVGELFKTSVQGENDSWGDYPAIVPLLPSGEDASAPHLTWNGEALKRGEATFIEQSGCYRRYHAPLCRTIFFGKPPGFMADAAEALTEGLNAGIEVARPGNRACDIARALDAELLKVGIERPNRCGYAVGLSYPPDWGEHTVSLRAFDETVLEPGMTFHFMPGLWMDGWGMETTETILIREDGAAEPLCNVPRKLYVKD